Proteins co-encoded in one Dreissena polymorpha isolate Duluth1 chromosome 12, UMN_Dpol_1.0, whole genome shotgun sequence genomic window:
- the LOC127854283 gene encoding sushi, von Willebrand factor type A, EGF and pentraxin domain-containing protein 1-like: protein MHGPFFIACLATGDWDKLEANCTIKDCGTPPLLTNGANTFINTTVNNTAMYTCNPGYDYVGMRNSRCLENGTWGALEAQCTIKDCQKPPVLHNGFHNATSTTYNSTVIYSCNPGYTMFGENSITCNDTGNWNKLLVNCTIKDCQNPPVLQDGFHNATSTTYNSTAIYSCNPGYTMYGENSITCLDTGNWSELLVNCTIKDCGTPPILTNGDRTFLNTTVNSTIEYTCNPGYDLNGISNIHCIETGTWSILEANCTMKDCHSPPVLKNGHTSVTTTTYNSTAIYICSSGYDMQGHNSIACLATGNWDKLEANCTIKE, encoded by the exons ATGCACGGACCCTTCTTCATAGCATGCCTTGCGACTGGAGACTGGGATAAACTCGAGGCGAACTGCACCATCAAGG ATTGTGGAACTCCACCCCTGCTAACAAATGGCGCTAATACATTCATTAACACGACCGTCAACAACACCGCCATGTATACGTGTAACCCAGGGTATGACTATGTTGGAATGAGAAACAGTCGTTGCCTTGAAAATGGAACCTGGGGAGCACTCGAGGCTCAGTGTACTATTAAAG ACTGTCAAAAGCCGCCAGTTCTACACAATGGCTTCCACAACGCAACATCAACAACGTACAATTCCACTGTCATATACTCGTGCAACCCTGGTTATACCATGTTTGGTGAGAACTCCATCACGTGCAACGACACTGGCAACTGGAACAAACTGCTTGTCAACTGCACAATAAAGG ACTGTCAAAACCCACCAGTTCTGCAGGATGGCTTCCACAACGCAACATCCACAACTTACAATTCCACTGCCATATACTCATGCAACCCTGGTTATACCATGTATGGTGAGAATTCCATCACGTGCCTCGACACTGGGAACTGGAGCGAACTGCTTGTTAACTGCACCATAAAGG ATTGTGGAACGCCACCCATACTGACTAATGGTGATCGAACATTCCTTAACACAACCGTTAACTCTACCATAGAGTATACCTGTAACCCAGGATATGACTTGAATGGAATAAGCAATATCCATTGCATTGAAACAGGAACCTGGAGTATATTGGAGGCAAACTGCACCATGAAAG ATTGCCATAGCCCTCCAGTCCTAAAAAATGGACACACCTCTGTTACCACGACAACCTACAATTCCACTGCAATATACATATGCTCTTCTGGTTATGACATGCAAGGACATAACTCCATAGCATGCCTTGCGACTGGAAACTGGGATAAACTCGAGGCGAACTGTACCATCAAGG aataa